In Cryptomeria japonica chromosome 10, Sugi_1.0, whole genome shotgun sequence, a genomic segment contains:
- the LOC131859064 gene encoding uncharacterized protein LOC131859064, producing MDLSFGHLKDKIIVVYLDDLIVFSRKRKHHVWDLRKVLMRCREHGVSLNPKKSIFGVTEGKLLGHIVSQERVKVDPQRVKAIQQLGLPSSRNGWNEAGRKAFEEIKKAIAHAPTLILVQKGEDNEEVSISFMSVPLKKHEMKYSQIEKHAYAVIKAVKQFRYYILHSHAIVFVPNTSVKVVLTQQDVGINNRAFWVSKIQEFNLDIKPTKLVRGQGLCRLMAENEFKEDNNLPITLFVDHQDSWFTNVAYYLTYGDCPDGLSPREKRNLRLKAAKPVVIEEPFKQWGLDFIGPLNPSSSAEHTHILTATDYFTKWVEAIPVRKTTSEIVCTFLKENILVKFGVPYKIVTDNASNFSSSELSLFCYDHGITLAHASNYYPQCNGQAELSNKNLINIMKKLVIENFKDWHKKLHEALWADQTSPKRAIGMSQFELVYGIGAQVSLPLELAASKLQTVIEDAFFQSSLEKRVMYLTKIEEERENLVDKITKHQMKVKKIFDHKTRPRKFIKGDLVLLWDKRREPKGAHGKFESPWKGPYVIYEEKRPNSFKLAYQDGFELPLSYNGQDLKLYQL from the exons atGGACCTCTCCTTTGGGCATTTGAaggataagattattgtggtgtatttGGATGATTTAATTGTATTCTCTAGAAAAAGGAAACATCATGTGTGGGACCTGAGGAAAGTTTTAATGAGATGCAGAGAGCATGGGGTATctttaaatcctaaaaagtctatttttggtgtcacaGAGGGAAAACTTTTGGGACACATTGTCTCACAGGAACGAGTGAAAGTTGATCCTCAAAGAGTAAAGGCGATACAACAGCTTGGCCTTCCCTCAAGTAGAAATGGA TGGAATGAAGCTGGCAGAAAAGCTTTCGAAGAGATTAAAAAGGCAATTGCACATGCACCCACCCTG attttggtacaaaaaggtGAAGATAATGAAGAAGTGTCGATCTCATTTATGAGTGTTCCCCTGAAGAAGCATGAGATGAAATACTCACAGATAGAGAAGCATGCTTATGCAGTGATTAAGGCCGTTAAGCAGTTCAGGTATTATATACTTCACTCACATGCAATTGTCTTTGTTCCTAATACTTCAGTGAAGGTTgttttaactcaacaagatgttggcatcaacaatagagcGTTTTGGGTTTCTAAGATACAAGAATTCAATTTAGATATCAAGCCCACTAAACTAGTCAGAGGACAAGGCCTCTGTAGATTGATGGCCGAAAATGAGTTCAAAGAGGACAACAATTTACCTATAACTCTGTTCGTCGATCATCAAGATTCGTGGTTCACTAATGTGGCGTATTATCTTACATATGGGGACTGTCCGGATGGTCTTTCTCCTAGAGAGAAAAGGAATTTGAGGTTGAAAGCTGCGAA GCCTGTGGTGATTGAAGAACCATTTAAgcagtgggggcttgattttattggTCCTTTGAATCCTAGTTCTAGTGCAGAGCACACTCACATCTTAACGGCGAcggattatttcaccaaatgggtggaggctatCCCTGTAAGAAAAACTACCTCAGAAATTGTGTGTACATTTCTTAAGGAGAATATTCTTGTCAAGTTTGGAGTTCCTTATAAAATAGTCAcggataatgcatcaaatttctcttcgtcAGAATTGAGCTTGTTTTGTTATGACCATGGAATCACCTTGGCACATGCTTCTAATTATTATCCGCAGTGTAACGGTCAAGCAGAATTAAGTAACAAGAACTTGATTAATATTATGAAAAAGTTAGTCATTGAAAATTTCAAGGATTGGCATAAAAAGCTACATGAAGCACTATGGGCGGATCAAACTTCACCAAAGCGGGCCATAGGGATGTCACAATTTGAGCTGGTTTATGGAATTGGCGCGCAAGTCTCTCTTCCTTTGGAATTAGCTGCTTCTAAACTACAGACggtgatagaagatgcattttttcagAGCTCTCTCGAAAAGCGGGTCATGTATTTaaccaaaattgaagaagagaGAGAAAATTTGGTTGACAAGATCACAAAGCATCAGATGAaggttaaaaagatttttgatcataAGACAAGGCCCAGGAAGTTCATAAAAGGAGACctagtgttattatgggataaaagaagAGAACCGAAAGGTGCTCATGGCAAATTTGAGTCGCCGTGGAAAGGACCTTATGTGATTTACGAGGAAAAGAggcccaattcttttaaacttgcttatcaAGATGGTTTTGAGCTTCCCCTgtcctataatgggcaggatttaaaattgtatcaattataA